A window from Streptomyces sp. NBC_00299 encodes these proteins:
- a CDS encoding geranyl diphosphate 2-C-methyltransferase, with translation MTIAPDAGTKAASVPTQSTYQTRVADYWNAEENPVNLELGKLDDLYHHHYGIGAADRAVLDERDPDLRRERITTELHRLEHAQAELLADRLGPLAPTDRVFDAGCGRGGGSVTAHLRYGCHADGVTISQKQAEFANAQARKRGIDGRVRYHHRNMLDTGLQTGAYAASWNNESTMYVELDLLFAEHARLLRRGGRYVTITGCYNDTYGRASREVSLINAHYICDIHPRSEYFRAMARNRLVPVHVEDLTEATMPYWELRREAEHLVTGIEDTFLTAYRNGSFQYLLIAADRV, from the coding sequence TTGACCATCGCCCCCGACGCCGGCACCAAGGCAGCATCGGTGCCGACCCAGTCCACGTACCAGACCCGCGTCGCGGACTACTGGAACGCCGAGGAGAACCCGGTCAACCTCGAACTCGGAAAGCTCGACGACCTCTACCACCATCACTACGGCATCGGAGCCGCCGACCGCGCCGTGCTCGACGAACGCGACCCGGACCTGCGGCGGGAGCGCATCACCACCGAACTGCACCGGCTGGAGCACGCCCAGGCCGAACTGCTCGCCGACCGGCTCGGCCCCCTCGCCCCCACCGACCGCGTCTTCGACGCCGGTTGCGGGCGCGGCGGCGGCAGCGTTACGGCACATCTGCGGTACGGCTGCCACGCCGACGGCGTCACCATCTCGCAGAAGCAGGCGGAGTTCGCGAACGCCCAGGCCCGCAAGCGGGGCATCGACGGCCGGGTGCGCTACCACCACCGCAACATGCTCGACACCGGGCTGCAGACCGGAGCGTACGCGGCCTCCTGGAACAACGAGTCGACCATGTACGTCGAGCTCGACCTGCTGTTCGCCGAGCACGCCCGGCTGCTGCGCCGCGGCGGCCGCTACGTGACCATCACCGGCTGCTACAACGACACCTACGGGCGCGCCTCGCGCGAGGTGTCCCTGATCAACGCCCACTACATCTGCGACATCCACCCACGCTCGGAGTACTTCCGCGCCATGGCTCGCAACCGGCTCGTCCCGGTCCATGTGGAGGACCTCACCGAGGCGACCATGCCCTACTGGGAGCTGCGCCGTGAGGCCGAGCACCTGGTGACGGGCATCGAGGACACGTTCCTGACCGCGTACCGCAACGGCAGTTTCCAGTACCTGCTGATCGCGGCGGACCGCGTCTGA
- a CDS encoding family 2 encapsulin nanocompartment cargo protein terpene cyclase encodes MSTSSPVSGFALPGPPDIASSFGTQRRTGAIPGLRYRQVAPADPVKAAEVDRRLEEWARHLDLFPEAWKGDFSGFQFGRAVVLQHPQALDLERLTAAGELLLAENVVDSCYCEEDEGRGGARRGLGGRLIMAQSALDPYHGIPELEEQWRHGVRADGPLRSYHFALQDYAAFATPSQTDRFVHDIARLHLGYLAEAAWAETRYVPQVWEYLVMRQFNNFRPCLSIVDAVDGYELPEAVYARPEIQRITALACNATTIVNDLYSFTKELASDPDHLNLPQVIAANEHCGLKAAYLKAVEIHNRIMEAFEEESALLSVTSPLVERYARGLSDWVAGNHEWHSTNTHRYHLPNYW; translated from the coding sequence ATGAGCACGTCCTCCCCCGTCTCCGGCTTCGCACTGCCGGGACCGCCGGACATCGCGAGCTCGTTCGGCACCCAGCGGCGCACCGGGGCGATTCCCGGGCTCCGGTACCGGCAGGTGGCCCCCGCCGACCCCGTGAAGGCCGCGGAGGTCGACCGCAGGCTGGAGGAGTGGGCCCGGCATCTCGATCTGTTCCCCGAGGCGTGGAAGGGCGACTTCTCGGGGTTCCAGTTCGGGCGGGCCGTGGTGCTCCAGCATCCTCAGGCTCTCGATCTGGAACGTCTGACGGCCGCAGGCGAGTTGCTGCTCGCCGAGAACGTCGTCGACTCCTGCTACTGCGAGGAGGACGAGGGCCGGGGCGGAGCGCGCAGGGGCCTCGGGGGCCGGCTGATCATGGCCCAGTCGGCGCTCGACCCGTACCACGGCATTCCCGAGCTGGAGGAACAGTGGCGGCACGGCGTGCGGGCCGACGGTCCGCTGCGCTCGTACCACTTCGCCCTCCAGGACTACGCCGCCTTCGCCACTCCGAGCCAGACCGACCGCTTCGTCCACGACATCGCCCGGCTGCACCTGGGCTATCTCGCCGAAGCCGCCTGGGCGGAGACCCGGTATGTCCCGCAGGTCTGGGAGTACCTGGTGATGCGGCAGTTCAACAACTTCCGGCCCTGTCTGTCGATCGTGGACGCCGTGGACGGCTACGAACTGCCCGAGGCGGTCTACGCCCGCCCCGAGATCCAGCGGATCACGGCGCTCGCCTGCAACGCCACCACGATCGTCAACGACCTGTACTCCTTCACCAAGGAGCTGGCGAGCGACCCCGACCATCTGAACCTGCCGCAGGTCATCGCCGCGAACGAGCACTGCGGTCTGAAGGCCGCCTACCTCAAGGCCGTCGAGATCCACAACCGGATCATGGAGGCGTTCGAGGAGGAGTCGGCCCTGCTGTCCGTCACCTCACCGCTCGTCGAGCGGTACGCCCGGGGCCTGTCCGACTGGGTGGCCGGCAACCACGAGTGGCACTCCACCAACACCCACCGCTACCACCTGCCCAACTACTGGTAA
- a CDS encoding family 2B encapsulin nanocompartment shell protein, whose product MSVPDSATEPATDDSGPSADGQLTSLSTHAARQLTTTTKSEPQMQAISSRWLLKMLPWVDVKGGTYRVNRRLQLRVGRGRVQFEQNGADDIKVIPQTLTELPTLRGYSDIDVLKEIASRFRVREVRAGQVLVAAGQSVTEAFLVVHGRFTRFTEGKYGEEEILGVVTDGDQLGDEAIGQSEPLWRSSVRAETAGVLLALPWSVVAEIVDRVPSLAAHLEAYGERQKLPMNRKGEAHVPVQAGHTGEPTIDGGYVDYELSPREYELSLTQTVLRVHTRVADLFNDPMNQTEQQLRLTIEEIRERQEWELVNNREFGLLANADHGQRVSTFTGPPTPDDMDELLSMRRKTKLFIAHPKAISAFFRQCNRRGLVPGTANVDGHEIPAWRGVPIFPCNKIPISPQHTSSIIALRTGEGDQGAVGLYQTGIPEEYQPGLNVRFMGIDANSIMRYLVTAYYSMAILVPDAVGILENAQIGRTAE is encoded by the coding sequence GTGTCCGTACCCGACAGCGCCACGGAACCCGCCACCGACGACTCCGGCCCCTCCGCCGACGGACAACTCACCAGTCTCAGCACCCATGCGGCGCGCCAACTCACCACGACCACCAAGTCCGAACCGCAGATGCAGGCCATCTCCTCGCGATGGCTGCTGAAGATGCTGCCGTGGGTGGACGTCAAGGGCGGTACCTACCGGGTCAACCGGCGTCTCCAACTGCGCGTGGGCCGTGGCCGGGTGCAGTTCGAGCAGAACGGCGCCGACGACATCAAGGTCATCCCGCAGACGCTCACCGAACTGCCCACCCTTCGCGGCTACTCCGACATCGATGTCCTCAAGGAGATCGCGAGCCGCTTCCGGGTGCGCGAGGTCCGGGCCGGCCAGGTGCTCGTCGCCGCCGGGCAGTCGGTCACGGAGGCCTTTCTCGTCGTGCACGGCCGCTTCACCCGCTTCACCGAGGGCAAGTACGGCGAGGAGGAGATCCTCGGGGTCGTCACCGACGGCGACCAGCTCGGCGACGAGGCCATCGGCCAGTCCGAGCCGCTGTGGCGGAGCTCGGTGCGCGCGGAGACGGCCGGCGTACTGCTGGCGCTCCCCTGGTCCGTGGTCGCGGAGATCGTCGACCGGGTGCCGTCCCTCGCGGCGCACCTGGAGGCGTACGGCGAACGCCAGAAGCTGCCCATGAACCGCAAGGGCGAGGCCCACGTTCCGGTGCAGGCCGGCCACACCGGCGAGCCGACGATCGACGGCGGCTACGTCGACTACGAACTCTCGCCACGTGAGTACGAGTTGTCCCTCACCCAGACCGTGCTGCGCGTGCACACCCGGGTGGCCGACCTCTTCAACGACCCGATGAACCAGACCGAACAGCAACTCCGCCTCACCATCGAGGAGATCCGCGAACGGCAGGAATGGGAGCTGGTCAACAACCGGGAGTTCGGGCTGCTGGCCAACGCCGACCACGGGCAGCGCGTCAGCACCTTCACGGGGCCGCCGACCCCCGACGACATGGACGAACTGCTGTCGATGCGCCGCAAGACCAAGTTGTTCATCGCCCATCCGAAGGCGATCTCGGCCTTCTTCCGGCAGTGCAACCGGCGTGGTCTGGTGCCGGGCACGGCGAACGTCGACGGGCACGAGATCCCCGCCTGGCGGGGTGTGCCGATCTTCCCGTGCAACAAGATCCCGATCAGCCCGCAGCACACCAGCAGCATCATCGCGCTGCGCACCGGGGAGGGCGACCAGGGCGCCGTCGGGCTGTATCAGACGGGCATTCCGGAGGAGTACCAGCCGGGCCTGAACGTGCGGTTCATGGGCATCGACGCCAACTCGATCATGCGCTACCTGGTCACCGCCTACTACTCGATGGCGATCCTCGTCCCCGACGCGGTCGGGATCCTGGAGAACGCCCAGATCGGCCGGACGGCCGAGTGA
- a CDS encoding zinc-binding alcohol dehydrogenase family protein, which translates to MRAWSVVEPGPVESGSLRPVEKPVPVPGDDELLVRVWACGVCRTDLHVAEGDLEVHRPGVTPGHEVVGEVAGFGAAVSGFGVGERVGVAWLRRTDGSCGYCARGAENLCPASVYTGWDADGGYAEYTTVPAAFAYRLPACLDDVSCAPLLCAGIIGYRALRRAALPPGGRLGLYGFGGSAHLCAQVAMAEGATVHVLTRGAAARQLALDLGAASARDAQEMPPEPLDSAILFAPVGELVPVALRALDRGGTLAVAGIHLSDVPALRYETELFYEKQLRSVTSNTRADGREFLALAAEHSVRATTHTYPLSRADEALRDLKAGRFDGAAVLVNDVS; encoded by the coding sequence ATGCGTGCGTGGTCGGTGGTCGAGCCGGGGCCGGTCGAGTCGGGGTCCCTGCGGCCGGTCGAGAAGCCGGTGCCGGTGCCGGGGGACGACGAACTGCTCGTGCGCGTGTGGGCGTGCGGGGTGTGCCGCACGGATCTGCACGTCGCCGAGGGTGATCTGGAGGTGCACCGGCCGGGTGTGACGCCGGGGCACGAGGTCGTCGGCGAGGTCGCGGGGTTCGGGGCGGCTGTGAGCGGCTTCGGCGTCGGGGAGCGGGTGGGGGTCGCCTGGCTGCGGCGGACCGACGGTTCGTGCGGCTACTGCGCGCGGGGCGCCGAGAACCTGTGCCCGGCCTCGGTGTACACCGGCTGGGACGCCGACGGCGGGTACGCCGAGTACACGACCGTGCCGGCCGCGTTCGCGTACCGTCTGCCCGCCTGCCTGGACGACGTGTCGTGCGCGCCGCTGCTGTGCGCCGGGATCATCGGGTATCGCGCCCTGCGACGCGCTGCGCTGCCACCGGGCGGGCGGCTCGGGCTGTACGGCTTCGGGGGCAGTGCCCATCTGTGCGCGCAGGTGGCGATGGCCGAGGGCGCCACGGTCCACGTCCTCACGCGCGGGGCGGCCGCGCGGCAGCTGGCGCTCGATCTGGGCGCCGCCTCGGCGCGCGACGCGCAGGAGATGCCGCCCGAGCCACTGGACAGCGCGATCCTGTTCGCGCCGGTCGGTGAGCTGGTCCCGGTCGCGCTGCGCGCCCTCGACCGGGGCGGCACCCTGGCCGTCGCGGGCATCCACCTCTCCGACGTCCCGGCACTGCGCTACGAGACCGAGCTGTTCTACGAGAAGCAGCTGCGCAGCGTCACCTCCAACACGCGCGCGGACGGCCGTGAGTTCCTGGCACTCGCCGCCGAGCACTCCGTGCGCGCCACGACACACACGTATCCGCTCTCCCGGGCGGACGAGGCACTGCGGGATCTCAAGGCCGGGCGCTTCGACGGAGCGGCCGTACTGGTGAACGACGTCTCCTGA
- a CDS encoding VOC family protein has translation MAVKPAGTPIWADAMFSDVEGAKSFYGDVLGWTFGEESTEFGNYTQAYANGKAAAAVVPPMPGQEGQSQWCLYFASSDAGASAAKIRENGGEVLMEPMAVGEFGSMCLARDPGGVVFGVWQPGTHKGFETEMDQHGALCWSEIFTREPEKSDAFFPAVFGYGQQQMEDGEMDFRLYTLGKDNMALGRMKMTSDFPPDIPPWINVYFNVPDCDDAVAKATKLGGTLRFGPMTSPFGRFAALSDPQGANFSVIDTGTTEGDMPKLSDVS, from the coding sequence ATGGCCGTGAAACCTGCAGGAACGCCGATCTGGGCCGATGCGATGTTCAGTGACGTCGAGGGAGCAAAGAGCTTCTACGGCGACGTCCTGGGCTGGACCTTCGGCGAGGAGTCGACGGAGTTCGGCAACTACACCCAGGCGTACGCGAACGGCAAGGCGGCCGCCGCGGTGGTGCCGCCGATGCCCGGCCAGGAGGGCCAGTCGCAGTGGTGCCTCTACTTCGCCTCCTCCGACGCGGGCGCGAGCGCCGCCAAGATCCGTGAGAACGGCGGCGAGGTCCTGATGGAGCCGATGGCGGTCGGTGAGTTCGGCAGCATGTGCCTGGCCCGGGACCCCGGCGGTGTCGTCTTCGGTGTCTGGCAGCCCGGCACCCACAAGGGCTTCGAGACGGAGATGGATCAGCACGGCGCCTTGTGCTGGTCGGAGATCTTCACCCGCGAGCCGGAGAAGTCCGACGCCTTCTTCCCCGCCGTGTTCGGCTATGGGCAGCAGCAGATGGAAGACGGGGAGATGGACTTCCGGCTCTACACCCTTGGCAAGGACAACATGGCCCTGGGCCGGATGAAGATGACGTCCGACTTCCCGCCCGACATCCCGCCGTGGATCAACGTCTACTTCAACGTCCCCGACTGCGACGACGCCGTCGCCAAGGCCACCAAACTCGGCGGAACCCTTCGCTTCGGCCCGATGACCAGCCCCTTCGGCCGGTTCGCGGCGCTGAGCGACCCGCAGGGCGCGAACTTCTCGGTGATCGACACCGGCACGACCGAGGGCGACATGCCCAAGCTCAGCGACGTCTCCTGA